TTCTTACGACCGACATCTCGTACCGATCAGAACGGAGACAAAGATCGACGCCCTGTCGAGTGCCTACTCTGGAATGAATCCGGCCATTGCAGAACCACAGTGGCTTCGTTGGAAAGGAGTCTGTAAAAGCGATATGCGGCTTTCAGCAAGGACCTCCTTATGCAGAGTGCCTGGCATGCTCTGCCACAAAGCccaaaatgtgatttttaaaatatttatttgattcatggatgtaaataacaataaacagcaacaattttgtAACCATAATAATAGATTTCCCTGAAAATCAAGCTTGAAGTAGGCTAATGAAGGACAGCCAACAGCAATTTAACTTGACACATAAGCCCCTCTTCTGTACATCGTCTGATGTCCCccgccaaaaaaacaaacaaaacaaaacaaagttcaaGCTTTTATCAGAAATAACGCTTGAAAATTTCACTCTGATTTATAGCTCtaaagataaaagtaaactggcaaacaatatataataaaataaaagatattagtATCAACAACAGTTAACTTCACATTAGGACAGCAATTTATCTTCCCTGTTGCCAGGTTATCAGTGTGGGCACCTTTTTCTAAAGATCAAAGCATGAACAGATGTTGACTACACGGAAAATACTGTTTTCTCAATAATCACAACTTTCCACAAGTAATGACAAATTTGTATTTAACTGGACAGAGTTTTCCTTCACTAAAAATTCTAAACATGTGCTCATCAGACCAAatcaacaatataataaaatgattgCTTCAAAGAAAAAGCATAAATATCAAATTCAACATTTCACTAGTCAGaatcttttgatttattttgttattcatttgtTAACAACACTATTTTATGTTCtattaatttgtaataaatttattgaaTGGAGTCATATCCACAGGTATTCCTTTGAAGGTAAGAGGAATTCAGTCTCTTGAAACACATAACCAGTAGGATTTTAAGAAAATCAGGTGGCAAAATTCACAGATGCATGCTTTCAGAGATTAAGCAAGCAAGCATACACAAATTCTTATGGCCTCGTAGTCAAATATGTTGTATATAATgcagaaggattttttttaatcctgaaAAAAGGTCTCATATTTTAACATCTCTCAacccttttctttcttacatattTCCATTACTCTCATCCcccagacacacaaacacacacaaattgttTGCATCTTTCTATCCTGGTGCCCTATGTCTTAATCATTTGACATTAATGTCTACTCTGGCTTGCAacgtttttgtattttaaatgcaaattttaaatgacaagaaaaaacacTGGAGTTTAAATGTACAAGAACAGCTTCCTGCATTCAAGACTCATGTCCCCAGAAATCCCCATCCATAGACAGACatcaaaaacacagacatcCTTGTACAAGCCTACCCCTGGACATTTGTGATATCAGGTTTGATCCCTTTGTAGGTATGTATCTTGACAACAAAGTGATGttattcattcaaattttgagtGCATTTACCCACATGCGAGGTCGATGCACTTCACAAGAGACCAGGGAGACCAGGGCCAGTGGGAAAGAGACCGTGTGATGTAGCCGTCGCAATcaagtacaaacaagcacaacatacaaaTGAATATGCACCGGTTAGCAATTcaagaacacaaaagaatgcagAGATAGGGTGTGGGGTTgaaaggacaacaggatggaTTAGTTATAGTATTTCCAAAGAGATATGTTTTTCAGTTCAGATAGGAAAGCATTGAAGTACTAACTGCACTCTGCAGAGAGATGGAGGCAGGCCATTCCAAATGCTGGGGCCGGAGAAGGCGAAAGAGCAACAGTCTCCAGTCTGATACATGGAGTAGAGAGAAATCCAGCATGGACTGAACAAACTGACCTATGAGGCTGGTATGGCACCACAAGCTCATACAGATTAGGGGCAAGGCCATGaacaacacaacagcaaaacatgGTGATCTTGAATTTGATGCAAGCCcaaactggcagccagtgaagatgATGTAGAATGGTCGGCCTAGCTTGCAATATTATTTACACTATAGACCTTCAGAATTTTGTTACAATTCTCTTCAGCTGAATGTTTCTCATATCAATCaaacagacttttattttttaaaaagctgcaTGAAATTCTTATATTTTTGGAAATCAGTTGCTTAGATTTCAGACTTTTAGTTTAGAGACCTCCTTTCATTAAGCTGCTGGGTCTTCTTAAACATAGAAGTCTGATTATTTAGTGGGTTATTACTATTTAATTTAGAAAGCAGTCATGAAAACAGATCAATGTCTGTATCATCACTGGTGTTGGCTGAAATATAGCTCATTATGTCATCAGTCGTAAGTTCAGTCTCCTTGACAGGCAGCTCTGAATTATCTCCTTTTGCCTCTGCACTACTTGTTGCGACTGAAACCTTGGAGGCTGCTTTTGAAGCTTCGGACTTCACCTTTCGTGGTGCTGGTATAGGTTTTTGTGGTATTGTTGGCATAGGTTTGGATGGCACGGCTGGTTTCAGCTTGGGTTTTGTGGCTATTGTGGGCTTGTGTGGGGGAGAGGGTTTAGCTGTAACttgcttttgctgttgttggtcTCTCTGCTGCTCCTCAGgttgttcttgtttcttttctggaTTCTGAAGAACCAGCTGCTCAAGTTCCTGTACATCGCCAATACTAAAGGCGAATGATATTCAAACAAATGATTGATTTACCAAGATGATCAATATATATTATTACTTGGaattaatttaaatacattCTAGAGGTATATCCATTTTATCATATGTAGCCTTAAGATTGTTTAGTTTGTACATGATGCAAAATATATATGATTTTCTATGTTCTGCACTTGTGTTTTATGCAGATCATGCTCCCACAGGGAATAATGTGATTGGAACATCTTTCACATGCTATAACTGCTAATCAGAGGATACAATTTATTAAAGTGACCGACTTGAAACATTACAAATAACTGTACAGCAGATTATCTAAAATAGAATAAACTAATGTTAGAGTCACTGCTAACTGAAGTTTACCCGAAGTTCAGTTCAGCATACTTACTTTAAAAGGTCATCATTGTCATCCTCAGCAAAGATAACTACATCTTGCTTCTTGATAATGGCATCAGGGATGAAAGCAAACTCTTTTTCGTCCTCCTCTGTCAGCTCACGTTTCAGGTCTTGTGCTTCAAACAAATGGGCACCTAGGAGAGAATGAAATATGCTTAACCCAGTCCTGACATCTCAGCCCTATGCTCTACTGGGGGtgattaagaacaagaagaagaagtccTGACATCACATAGCCCTGAAATTTGTTCTttgacaacaacacagacataatAAAAACTTACTTTTTCAAATACATGATAGCCATGAGTAGATAGCTCTTTagtctacagaaaaaaataaaataagcactatgccaatcaacattttcagttatgtaaaagtatataaaagtGTACATTAAGAAGAACAAATCATGTGAATGAAATcataactaaaaagaaaaattacccAAGTGACAAGAGTTAAGGTTATTTTATAAATCAGACTTACTGGCTGAAGATGTTTCTGCTGTTGAAGTAAAAAAGTCAACGTTTTCACTTCTAGAGGCAATGTCATCATTACCACTAGTGTTGACTGTTGAGGTCAGGAAATCTTCACTGACATCCTCCTCTTCATCAAAAAGATCAGTGCTGCCCCTGATAAGTTTCATAAATATGAATGAAGAACATAAGCATCTGTTTTCACAACATTTTAAGAGGATTCTACtttactgaaaaacaaaattatttttaaaaagaaatgtgctGAACATCTTAAATggaaaaattatacaaatagATCCATATATCTATGCACAATTAAAGCAGAAAGAGCAAGACAATAAGAAAGTGAAATAGCAACGTAGCCAGATTCCCACAGGCATGAAATCAAAGATTTAACTTACTGTTCCTCTGATTGGTCAGCTTCTTCTTGCGACTCTTTGTTACTCTCTTTGGATGCTACCTCGTCTGTTTCCGCAGAGAAACGTCTGGCTTTCTGAGGATTCACCTCTTAAACAACCACCATAAATTACCTTTATTTTGTTCAAACGTTACTACCTGTGCCCATGGTTTTTAATACATTAATGTACACAGTGTCTCTTAAACCACTTTAGTCAATCCTCACTCAAAATGTACACTGTTAAATAAAGTCTTTAACAGTCAGGCTGAGGAACCTGTCAAGTGCAtagaatgtttacaaacaattaGATATACACAATTACAAGAGTACTTTAACTCTTTGCAGTTCACTTGAACGTGTATAAAATATACCCAACTTTTACTCAGTAACTTAACACAATATTCTCATTTTCAAAAGCCTAATGGCAAGTTGTTGATCAGGAACTCATTAATGAACACCCAGATTAGGATTGCTGAGTTCTTACAGCTTACCTAGGAAGGCAAGAACATGATAGCAGGTGGCAATTCGAGGAGCTGCAGCAATGAATTTCATGAAAACATCCAAGCTTTTGCGCCTTTCCTTAAGGACAGTCTCATTCACCATGATAGACTTTTTTTCTATGGGTGGAAAGACTGTTCCTGAGTAGGCTTCATTTAGTCTTTCTCGTAGTTCTTCAAATTCATTGAATTTCTTGTCAACCTAAatccataaaaatgttttgcagtttCTCCAATATTTCCAACCAATATCTAGATAAACAGGTTCCTGCTAATGTAAAACTATCATGTCAAATGCTGTGTACtattatataaatgtgtgtatatgtaaaaaCTCATAACCTCCCTTGGCAAAGTGTACATAAAGTGAAgggaaaagattaaaagaattgtgttGAAAGCTGACTGCTATCAGCATACTTTCTTAATTGCTATGCACAAAATATTGTAAGTCTTTGTCTCACAGTGTATTACACTTAAAGTTTTTTTGCGAACTTACTGTAAACTGTACCACATCTGATTCTTTGTGACTGGGTAGTTTGAAGCAAGATAAACTGGATACTACAACAATCTGGAATTCATAGGTTGATCGCATGAAACTAGCTGGAAATTCTTTGTATGAAACCACAGCTAAATCTATGCATGTTTCCTTGTTCTTCAGGtccctaaaaacaaaaacaaaaaaaacaactataatCTGTGTAGATAATCCACCAATTCTTTGTCTGTTGTAACACAATTCATGAGGTCATTGTAACCATATTTGATTACCAAAATTACACGAACATGGTCGCTGAAATTAACCCCTTCttaacacttctttttttttgcattaacaACTAAAACAGTATGCATTAGCACTGTCAAGTGGAATAGACGCAGAAAGGTATTAACTTATTTTCCATTCTTTCAGCTTTCTGCGGAACAGCCAAACTTAAGTGTGTGTATTCACAATCACCGATTAAACCTAAATTATCAAACTAAAAACAATTCTTGTGCACTTACTTTTTGTGTTAGTGCGATATATTTGTGAATCTAATCAATAACAGCATTTGACTATCGTTAAAAACAACCATGCAAGTTGTGTACACCTCTTCTGGTTTGTGTAGCAGACGACGAAATGCAAATCGATAACACGTAATTACACCATTATCTAGATAAAACTAACTCTATTTCATTTTATACCTACTGCTACTAACCTGACCGTCACTGTTGCTTTTGGCATGGTTGAAGAAATATAGACAAGGAAtaattcacaagaaaaaaaactgtatgatCACTAGTTGCACACACCCCCTGTCCTCAAACATTCCGCCATGCTCCGCCCgcagcaacaacaagaacaacaaaaactattgttaaagttaaagaaagttaaatgaattaaatacaaagagcatttgaaaataaaaaatgtatttagttTATTAAGtacttttccttttaaatttgTGACGTTGTTTAACTTCGCTGCATTTCTTCGGGGCACACTACAAAGTGAAAATGGCGACTCGCAGAGTTGTGGCTGAAGGTCATTTTTCGCTTTGTAACTGGCTGTAGTTATtgatacaaatgtttatttttttaaaaaagaattttacatgagaattttaaaaaaatattattttcttttaatcgttttcattttaataattctGCTATGAAAATATATACTGTTGTACTGCACTTGCGAAATAACTGTTATAAGAATATGTACAtaaagtgttttaatttttgttgtttctgactTTACAGTTCCTGCATGGAAGCGAGCTTTACAGCGCTGGGCCTACTACAAATCATACTTTCCTACCTTAGGTAAGTGTATTAcgaaaatcaaatgaaaatgcacacaaatgaGGCAAATACCCAGCATGATTAGAACTGATAATCTGAAGTCATTTAAGTATAaagatgttattatttatttttttaaatcatcgtTCTAGCCAAAACACCATTTCATTTTTTGAACACTTTCTCATTTacttttttgcctttttttggttttttttcactgattTTTAGCATCCACAATTTGACATTATGTTCAGTTAAACCCTGAGcactttcttgttattttttttaaaaaaatctattattcAGGTACAAACTATAGGTTGTAATAACTttgctttaaatctttttttaaaccactaatgtgtttttaaaactataatcAATGCTTGGTTCAGGCTTGATGAGAGATGACTGTCTGTATGAAACCCCTGCTGTTCAAGAGGCAATTCGCCGTCTGCCAGCTGATGTGTATGATGCTCGCCAGTTTCGTATCTCGCGGGCTTTGTACCTTTCTGGTCGAAAGGAAATCTTACCAAAGGATGAATGGACCAAGATGGAAGAGGTagtttatttatacacatataaaaacaCCTACActccacatacatatatttcttttactgaGCCCAGAAAAAAAGCtactttttaatataataatttaaaacagaacTTTATTTGTTACCTGTTGTTATTTAGTTACTTTTGCAGATACAGTAGTACCTCTGCATGCAAATTCAATTCGTTCCACAACCGAGCTTGCATGTAAAAAAACTCCTATATTACAACTATTTTtcccataaaaataaagaaaataggaTTAATTTGTTTGAACCTTTCGTTAACAACACaatttatatgcaaatatgataTAATATACAGTACTGTATAGTAAATGTTAATGGCCCAATAATATAAATGctatagataataaaataataaagattgttatatttatcattatttatggCACTAGAAGCCCAATTTTTCAAATCCATGTTATTCCAATTCATTCTTTAAGAGGCAGTTTTTGAATATCTTTTTGAACTTAATgagatttttcattttcaggatGTTCGATATTTGACGCCTTACATCAAAGAAGTGGAGAAAGAAATCGAAGAGCGAGCAGAGTGGAACAAAAAATAACTCTTATTTTCCACAATGAGTTGCTTAAAATATTAGAAGTCTGACAAGCATGAAAACTTAAGGAATGGAAATTCTTTagtttaaaagaattttttttgtgaaagtgttaaattgtgtaaataaatccattCTAAATCCTGCTTAATGTCAGTGTATTAATTTAGTAATCTTGAAGATATGCTTTATTACTAAGGAGTTCAAGTGTTTATTAGTCATGCAGCATGTGGTTTTTACTTAATAAAAAGGACTGCCATACATTTAGTACAATGCTGAACTACATTATCAGTAACATCAACTTTTTCAGGCAGAAATCTTGTTAATTGCCACTACAAGGATTCTGTCTGAAAAACCTGatattgataaataataatcatgatcaAATTATTTCATTCAAAATCATGATTCTACAGGAAGATTCACTAAGTGCTACAAAAAGTAGGTTAGTGTGTGGTACATGAGTAACAGCGAGACAACAATGAGAATgaagaacaaaagacagaatAACAGTAACAATCAACAGTTAGCTAAAAAGTAATCCAGAAAAGGTACGTTGGCCTCCGGGAGGAGGGTCAGTAGAGGGGACCTGGTTCGCTACTTCTGGAGGCAGCTATCTCTTTCACGAAGATTGATCTTTTGAGCCTGCCTGAAGATGTATGTGTCAGGTACTCATTAGATGGCCTGTTCTGTGCTTGTGTCTGGTGGCTTGTACAATGCTTTACAGTTTCTTCTCTTGCTAAGGGGAGAGATTGCAGTTATctgcaccatttttttttttttctatcgaTGATGTTTTCATGGCTCCAGTAATTAGTGCTCTATTCTGAACTTTATCCAGGGTCTGTTGATGTGTCGGCTGCTATCATCCAAGCTCTTTACCCACATTCATATACAGTTCCTTGATACACAGTGTTCAGGATTTTTCATTGCCCCTCCCCATTCCCCCATCTGTGCCAGCCAGATTTCTCATGATGTTGAGTTTTCTTCTGGCCTTGCCTTCAAAGCTGGCAATATGCTTCTTCCATGTCAGCCATTTGTCAAAGATCAAATCCAGGTAAGTCTGCTGATCTTTCCATTTTAGAAATGTGTCTCCTAGCATTACATTTCCAGCTTCTGCTTTGgtggaaagtgaaaaaaaagggttGCTGTCGTCTTCTCTCTGTTGCCCcaaatcttccttttttttttagaataggAATCACCCTGGCCTCCTTCCAACATTTGGGTACAAGTACTTTCCAGATTAGGTTAAAGATGTTTAGTAGTTTGCACTGTTACCAAGGTGTTGTAGCATCTCATTTATAATGTCTGGGCAGggatatttctttttcaattgcTTAATGGCGTTCTTCAGTTCCTGCATAGCAATGAATTTTTGTcctgtgtttgctgtttgtttcttttctcttctgatTGCTTTTTGCAGGTTCTGAGGGGTGGTTGTAAAATTTTGCGACTCAAAATAATGGTCACGATCTTAGGACAGTCACACGAAAGTCATGTGACTAGGTGACGCAACTCACCAAATAATACATCATGTCATGACTCGCAAATGACGtcatttttagtttagtttattccttgagcatagggccgcaacaacacctctccAGCGGACTCGCAACTCGATCTCCTTTTCCTCTGAGGGTTCCTGCATGGCAgaggtgtcagctggtttgcgcagggtaaGCTGAGGGAAATAATAAACGACGTAGAAACCGGGTAAAACCGCTAAAGAGCTGTGGATCGCGTTAGTTGGGTGGTTCACGACTACTCAGCCGATTTCGTACGTTACCATGCTCTCTAATAGGTAATTCCTTTCACTCACGTGcacaaacaactgacaaaaaaCTGTCacgaaaacaatttaaataaatattattaaactaaAAGGTTTGCACGAAATCAGTTACACATATAACGTTCAGCGACAACTATTAAAAGTTAAcagagttttatatatatatatgtaaccgacacgtcagtccctgatggctacatacgtaggggtgggctagtcgtacaagaacacaacaaatatGGAAATTGCCTCTTAACCGTAGATTTTATTCAAACTCTCACTCGGCGACTCTGGCTCTACCCCTACAAACATGACTAGACATATAGAGACATATAACTCAGTACACaaggacagtcctgggagctgttcgatCTCTATACCCTCAAACAAAGATATAACTTAGTACATTTAAATAGATTGTTTGCAAGGCAGTTCAAAGAGGATACCGTAGTGATCAGATGATTTTTTTGGTGAATTGGCTGTGTCGCTAACTTGACGGAACAATGTATGCAGCATCTCTGTCAGTTTGATAGTATCAGGATAAGATGTACTTTCAAAGTGTGCAGTAATACCTCTCAGAAGTGGGGTGAACGATGGTCATGGCGATCGAGTTAGGACGCGTCGACAGATATGTACCTCGAAGTATAAGAAacacttaaagaaaaacttctcATGGATTGTTGGTGGATCAACACATATGGGATACAACGATCTGTAGATTGTGTCTAAGAAAATTCCatggatacattttttttcggTGAAATTATTGTAAGAGAAAGTATAGAAACTGGGGTAAGACAGCAAAATTGGTTTAGCTGTACGTCGAATTGTGATCACCTCAGTAGAGGGCCGCGGAGCAGTGTGGTGTTACGCTGTGGTGTTTAATTGTTACTCCTGTTCTTGAAGATATTTGATTGCACGAAAgacaataatggctccaaaaaacataaatgatgattgaaaaaaaaagtaaccagCACTAGCAAAAGTTTTTCGATTATTCAAGTGCTTTCTGGCTGCAGACGCATCGATCGTCTCTTAAGTCTATACATTGTTTAGTGGGAGATTTCCGTTATTACTACTAAGTGTATAACAGGGCTAGCAGAATGAAAAGGGCCACGAACCAAGTATAAATTTCGTCCTTGGCTAACGCACGTACATCTTGCTCTGTGCGCGCATTAGAGAATTTACGTGGATCCGAGTCAATATAAATACCTGTATCGCGTGACTGATTTTTATAGCAAAAAGTCGTTTcattctgtttacatacaacgTGCAACAATTAAGTGTGAACAGTAACTGTGGTCTTAGAGTACACTCCCTTTTCGCGGTCTCCCAAAGGAGGGCTAAATGCCTGTTTCGCCGAATAATTTTTAGTTACGTGGTTTTAAAGGATTCGTTTAGTTGTATCGGGACCCGTAGGTGGACGAAGCTACGCAAAAGTACTTCAAAAATTTTTACACTTACAGGTAACAATAATAGATTAAATAACACAGTAACTAGGTAGGTGGACGAAGCTACGCAAAAGTACTTCAAAAATTTTTACACTTACAGGTAACAATAATAGATTAAATAACACAGTAACTAAGTGCTAGGcgtgtataaatatttttataattattgttaaaagCCCCATTATGGTAAATACActagtatttatattttatcgaAATTAAAATCACCTTAGTATAGattatttacaaagaaattcATGCCCATTTTCTATGGAGCTGGTGTAAGATATATATCAATGCAACAGTCATGAACAGCGAGGCATTTAAATAGCCACTTCAAACTTCATCCTTTTGCAAATAATACTTCTGTCAGTAATTTCTAGTGACTTATCATCATAGACATATTATTAGACTTCgcattcttttaattttgtttgtggtATTGTTGATTTTCTAGGTTCTAGGTTTCATTTGTTactgtagtttttcttttttaaataacaagCGCTCTTATATAAACATACAACAGTATTCATGGAAACAGTAGATTTGATAATCCTTCAGCTTGAATGGCAGCTTTTCCCAAAACCAGAGTTGTACTTAAATGGTaaatattgatgttttaaaatgaattttctaaaatttatgGGTTGTAATAGAATCCTTTACTTATATTTGTACCTAATGGACAGCTCATGGTGGTTCAGGGAGATTGCCATGTTATGTTTGCAAGGGACATTGTTGATGGCATCCCACCATGATAGCTCACTTTCTGTCACCTAAGTATGGGGACAGAACACTTGTGTCATGGATCTGGGAATATTGCTGTGCAATTTCAAACCAGAATACAGCGAGGAAGAGCTCTGGAGAATTGAAGAATATTGCCATTCC
This window of the Pomacea canaliculata isolate SZHN2017 linkage group LG4, ASM307304v1, whole genome shotgun sequence genome carries:
- the LOC112562558 gene encoding cytochrome b-c1 complex subunit 7-like — encoded protein: MATRRVVAEVPAWKRALQRWAYYKSYFPTLGLMRDDCLYETPAVQEAIRRLPADVYDARQFRISRALYLSGRKEILPKDEWTKMEEDVRYLTPYIKEVEKEIEERAEWNKK
- the LOC112562556 gene encoding HCLS1-binding protein 3-like, with translation MPKATVTVRDLKNKETCIDLAVVSYKEFPASFMRSTYEFQIVVVSSLSCFKLPSHKESDVVQFTVDKKFNEFEELRERLNEAYSGTVFPPIEKKSIMVNETVLKERRKSLDVFMKFIAAAPRIATCYHVLAFLEVNPQKARRFSAETDEVASKESNKESQEEADQSEEQGSTDLFDEEEDVSEDFLTSTVNTSGNDDIASRSENVDFFTSTAETSSASAHLFEAQDLKRELTEEDEKEFAFIPDAIIKKQDVVIFAEDDNDDLLNIGDVQELEQLVLQNPEKKQEQPEEQQRDQQQQKQVTAKPSPPHKPTIATKPKLKPAVPSKPMPTIPQKPIPAPRKVKSEASKAASKVSVATSSAEAKGDNSELPVKETELTTDDIMSYISANTSDDTDIDLFS